In a single window of the Drosophila miranda strain MSH22 chromosome XL, D.miranda_PacBio2.1, whole genome shotgun sequence genome:
- the LOC117186693 gene encoding myosin heavy chain, embryonic smooth muscle isoform-like: MNTPRKSQLPEHEPNTGAQQIADTDILKNLDAEQMCISILEAALKQICQLKQRSADLLVDAKKICLNQMNSMQTLREENTRLEQTNIRLEGKLQQAVAQLEEHRVQSQQLTDKLSRGADQLDRKQAELENMTERYNALQSDFRAMQLENDVKINELQGCLALADHPEPENIPQQFIKELEAKIALFEHTFALLRKHADQIQAELNSMGPLLQINQTCSGPQGCSTPLCIVECLGDIISNPIQMNTDKIIKLQNLLEERDRNLHLLQEKKTRLDSCILCMQKELGELQQNGKYYSRLRERLMAIIAERDALIEHRQESDNHLKKMQVEELRQRHDNENLKQECDQLMEDNLNLAAKGDAAMELHREAKTEMYRLSRHCEVLINELSKLRDVARELEEQREQHTNLERSMQIVKTNAEQLAKKLKTEKDSHRKELQDLEEQIGREKGEKAPAANCSKCLNGKLNDIRNAEIQIMELQRVSGSTELPSTSTGITHEHTEQIERRCGDQMMNSSSHMGKAEDKYQCLLRSYFGVRDELEQRLNEVDCLKKTIMEERAKTANILNAQKSELIKKLGKCCENERLVLELKHGIEKTFS; the protein is encoded by the exons ATGAATACACCGCGCAAGAGTCAGTTGCCGGAGCATGAGCCCAACACAGGAGCCCAGCAAATCGCAGATACAGATATTCTAAAGAACCTTGATGCGGAGCAGATGTGCATCTCAATCTTAGAGGCGGCACTGAAGCAAATATGTCAATTGAAGCAGCGATCGGCCGACCTACTGGTGGATGCGAAGAAGATTTGCTTGAACCAGATGAACAGCATGCAGACGCTGCGGGAGGAAAACACACGTCTGGAGCAGACCAATATCCGGCTGGAGGGAAAGCTACAGCAGGCCGTCGCACAGTTGGAGGAACATCGTGTACAGAGTCAACAGCTCACGGACAAACTTAGCCGAGGCGCAGATCAGCTGGACAGAAAACAGGCTGAATTAGAGAATATGACTGAGCGATACAACGCCCTGCAGTCGGATTTTAGAGCCATGCAACTGGAAAACGATGTCAAGATAAATGAGCTGCAGGGGTGTCTCGCCTTGGCCGACCATCCTGAGCCAGAGAATATTCCCCAGCAGTTCATTAAGGAGTTGGAGGCCAAGATCGCATTGTTTGAGCACACCTTTGCCCTCCTGAGGAAACATGCCGATCAGATTCAAGCTGAGCTGAATTCGATGGGTCCTCTCTTGCAGATAAATCAAACTTGCTCGGGACCTCAGGGTTGCAGCACTCCCCTCTGTATCGTCGAATGCCTAGGTGACATTATATCTAACCCAATACAGATGAATACAGATAAAATTATCAAGCTGCAAAACCTGCTGGAAGAGCGCGACAGGAATCTGCACCTGCTTCAGGAGAAGAAAACGCGTTTAGATAGTTGTATCTTGTGTATGCAAAAGGAACTGGGAGAGCTGCAACAAAATGGCAAATATTATTCGAGACTTCGGGAGAGACTAATGGCTATTATAGCAGAGCGGGATGCTCTAATAGAGCACCGTCAGGAGAGCGACAATCACCTCAAAaagatgcaagttgaagagcTGAGACAGAGGCATGACAATGAAAATCTCAAACAGGAATGTGATCAGCTGATGGAGGATAACTTGAATTTGGCAGCGAAGGGGGACGCAGCAATGGAACTTCATCGTGAAGCAAAAACGGAGATGTATCGACTCTCACGTCATTGTGAAGTTCTCATCAATGAGCTAAGCAAGCTACGCGACGTTGCCCGAGAGCTCGAGGAGCAGCGCGAACAACACACCAATCTCGAGCGAAGCATGCAA ATCGTCAAAACCAATGCAGAGCAGCTGGCCAAAAAGCTGAAGACAGAGAAGGACAGTCATCGGAAAGAGCTGCAGGACTTGGAGGAACAAATTGGTCGAGAGAAGGGCGAAAAGGCTCCGGCGGCGAATTGTAGCAAATGTCTGAATGGAAAACTGAATGATATTAGAAACGCTGAGATTCAAATCATGGAGCTCCAGCGTGTCAGTGGTAGTACTGAGCTGCCATCGACTTCGACTGGGATCACCCACGAGCACACCGAGCAGATAGAGCGGCGCTGTGGCGATCAAATGATGAATTCTTCTTCGCATATGGGAAAGGCAGAGGACAAGTATCAATGCCTGCTTCGCAGCTATTTTGGGGTTCGCGACGAGCTGGAGCAGCGTCTGAACGAGGTCGATTGTCTAAAGAAAACTATTATGGAGGAGCGTGCGAAAACCGCGAATATTTTGAACGCCCAGAAATCCGAACTAATCAAAAAGCTGGGGAAATGCTGCGAAAACGAGCGACTCGTATTGGAGCTCAAGCACGGCATTGAAAAAACATTTTCCTAG